The following proteins are co-located in the Polystyrenella longa genome:
- a CDS encoding DoxX family protein, with the protein MNKTLQGIASLLGRIMISTIFLMSAVGNKIPNFNNVAGYMESEGVPIPQVMLAGAILFLSAGSLSLIVGFKARCGASLLLVFLVLATYFFHDFWTIEEAAAKQQQMIQFMKNLALMGTMVFIIANGPGPMSLDNRQTNKGS; encoded by the coding sequence ATGAACAAAACTTTGCAAGGAATAGCCAGCCTCTTGGGACGCATCATGATCAGCACCATCTTCCTGATGAGTGCGGTCGGTAACAAGATCCCCAACTTCAACAATGTTGCCGGTTACATGGAGTCCGAAGGCGTCCCCATCCCTCAAGTCATGCTCGCAGGTGCCATTCTCTTTCTGAGCGCAGGAAGCCTTTCCTTGATCGTCGGATTCAAAGCACGCTGCGGGGCATCTTTATTACTCGTCTTCCTTGTTCTCGCGACGTATTTCTTCCATGATTTCTGGACAATCGAAGAAGCGGCCGCCAAACAGCAGCAAATGATTCAATTCATGAAAAATCTGGCACTAATGGGCACCATGGTGTTCATCATCGCTAATGGCCCCGGACCAATGAGCCTCGATAACCGCCAGACAAACAAGGGATCCTAA
- a CDS encoding NADPH-dependent FMN reductase: protein MTTPKILAFSGSTRVGSVNSLLVMIAAAGARQAGAEVTYLNLDEYPLPLFNQDLEQRGTPENLRKLQQLFVDHEGFLISSPEYNSSITPLLKNTIDWVSRPTEDLPGLAGFQGKYATLMAASPGALGGLRGLNHVRDILGNIGVTVLPQQVAVGQAFDAFTDTGDLKNESQQQRILDLGANLAILLAKLKA from the coding sequence ATGACCACTCCTAAAATCCTCGCTTTCTCCGGAAGCACTCGTGTCGGCTCTGTGAACTCTTTACTGGTAATGATCGCGGCCGCAGGTGCCCGACAGGCGGGAGCGGAAGTCACCTACTTAAACCTGGACGAATACCCCCTTCCTCTCTTCAATCAAGATCTGGAACAGCGGGGTACACCTGAAAACCTCCGGAAGCTCCAACAGCTTTTCGTAGACCATGAAGGGTTCTTGATTTCGTCCCCAGAATACAACAGTTCGATCACGCCTCTACTGAAAAATACGATCGATTGGGTTTCGCGTCCGACAGAAGATTTACCTGGCCTCGCTGGGTTTCAAGGAAAGTACGCTACATTGATGGCCGCTTCACCCGGTGCCCTCGGTGGATTACGAGGCCTCAATCATGTCCGCGACATTCTTGGTAATATCGGTGTCACGGTGCTGCCACAACAGGTGGCCGTCGGTCAAGCGTTCGATGCCTTCACCGACACGGGTGACCTGAAAAACGAATCTCAGCAACAACGCATCCTTGACCTGGGCGCCAATCTGGCAATACTCCTGGCCAAGCTCAAAGCCTGA
- the metH gene encoding methionine synthase has product MTVGTEQPAGDVIRELLDKRILLLDGAMGSLIMAERPSEADYRGEKFAGHNVDLKNCNDILCLTQPDMIRTIHRQYFEAGSDIVETNTFNANGISMREYDLQDYTVEINQEAARLAREAAKEAGVKRPLFVAGSIGPMNRSLSISPDVNDPGSRLVTFDEVVEGYLSQIHGLVTGGVDILMPETAFDTLNLKACLFAIDQYFKEHNVSLPVMVSGTITDDSGRTMTGQTIEAFWASISHFDMLSVGLNCALGPEKMRSFIESISGMAPPYVSCYPNAGLPNEMGEFDMTPEQMGNHLREFAQNGWLNIVGGCCGSTPAHLKAISQAVHGIAPRKRPDVPKYSTYSGLEDLTVRPETNFLMIGERTNVTGSRKFARLVREENYDEALSVARHQIEGGANMLDVNMDEGLLDSPLVMKTFLNLLAAEPDICRVPIMVDSSNFDVIEAGLKCIQGKGVVNSISLKEGEEKFLEQARLVRRYGAAVVVMAFDENGQAVDADHKVSICKRVYKLLTEKVGFPPEDIIFDPNILTIATGMSEHDNYAVEFFDAVRRIKESCPGAKTSGGVSNVSFSFRGNDVVREAMNAAFLYHAIKAGLDMGIVNSAQLEVYEEIEPELLEHIEDVLLNRREDATERMVDFAEKVKDQGGAVTEKKIDLWRQGTVEERLQHALLKGITDYIDEDTEEARLKYPRPLDVIQGPLMDGMNVVGRLFGEGKMFLPQVVKSARVMKKSVAWLMPFMEAEKEGDPEADQSRGRVLIATVKGDVHDIGKNIVAVVLRCNNFDVIDLGVMVPAEKILATAKEKGVDIIGLSGLITPSLDEMVHVAREMKRQEFSVPLLIGGATTSSKHTSVKIATEYGEPVVHVADASLSVPAVESLLDKKNRIAFIESNLAKQERDREMFNKRQTVNLVPFAEACERSLTSDWDSLPIEKPSFLGLRPIEVGLEKLVPYIDWSPFFQSWQLRGKYPSIFEDKIVGTEAKKLFDDASKLIDRMVNEKLLAAKGVYGFWPANADGNDIIVYTDECRTTEKMRFNMLRQQWERKDQKAFRSLADYIAPVESGRADYIGAFAVTTGHGCMELVQEFQEDHDDYNSIMTKALADRLAEAFAEYLHHEARVEWGFGKQEDLDSEEMIDEKYRGIRPAFGYPACPDHTEKWKLFDLLDAESHTGITLTESLAMLPAAAVSGLYFSHPDGRYFSVDRITREQAEDYARRKGMELTEVERWLSPNLGYNPNEEPAAAK; this is encoded by the coding sequence ATGACAGTCGGGACCGAACAGCCGGCCGGTGACGTGATTCGCGAATTGCTGGATAAACGTATTTTGTTGCTCGATGGAGCAATGGGTTCGTTGATCATGGCAGAGAGACCGTCGGAAGCCGACTATCGAGGGGAAAAGTTCGCCGGTCATAACGTCGATCTCAAGAACTGCAATGACATTCTCTGTCTGACGCAGCCGGACATGATCCGCACGATCCACCGGCAGTATTTCGAAGCGGGTTCGGACATCGTCGAGACCAACACATTCAATGCGAATGGGATCTCGATGCGGGAATATGACCTGCAAGACTACACCGTCGAAATCAACCAGGAGGCGGCTCGGCTCGCACGCGAAGCGGCAAAGGAAGCGGGAGTGAAACGGCCGCTGTTTGTGGCGGGAAGTATCGGACCGATGAACAGATCGCTGTCGATTTCTCCTGACGTGAATGACCCAGGGAGCCGGCTGGTCACCTTCGATGAAGTCGTGGAAGGATACCTGTCGCAGATTCATGGACTCGTCACCGGTGGTGTCGATATCCTGATGCCGGAAACAGCGTTTGACACGTTGAATCTGAAGGCGTGTCTGTTTGCAATCGACCAGTACTTCAAAGAGCACAATGTCTCGTTGCCCGTGATGGTTTCGGGGACGATTACCGATGACAGTGGCCGCACCATGACGGGGCAGACGATCGAAGCCTTCTGGGCATCGATTTCGCACTTCGACATGCTTTCGGTCGGGCTGAACTGCGCCCTCGGACCAGAGAAAATGCGTTCGTTCATTGAATCTATCTCAGGCATGGCTCCACCTTATGTGAGCTGTTATCCGAATGCCGGACTCCCTAATGAAATGGGTGAGTTCGACATGACTCCCGAACAGATGGGGAATCATCTGCGTGAGTTCGCCCAGAACGGTTGGTTGAATATCGTTGGTGGTTGTTGCGGAAGCACGCCCGCGCACCTGAAGGCGATCTCCCAAGCCGTTCACGGAATCGCTCCGCGCAAACGTCCCGATGTTCCGAAGTATTCAACTTACAGTGGTCTGGAAGATTTGACCGTTCGGCCGGAAACAAACTTCTTGATGATTGGGGAACGAACCAATGTGACCGGTTCCCGCAAGTTTGCGCGGTTAGTACGTGAAGAAAACTACGACGAAGCTCTCTCTGTCGCCCGACATCAGATTGAGGGCGGAGCGAATATGCTCGACGTCAACATGGACGAAGGCTTGCTCGACAGTCCGCTCGTCATGAAGACTTTCCTGAACCTGCTTGCTGCCGAGCCCGACATTTGCCGCGTGCCGATCATGGTGGATAGTTCGAACTTCGACGTGATCGAAGCGGGACTGAAATGTATCCAGGGTAAAGGAGTCGTTAACTCGATCAGTTTGAAAGAGGGAGAAGAAAAATTCCTTGAACAGGCGCGACTCGTTCGTCGCTACGGTGCGGCTGTTGTCGTGATGGCGTTCGATGAAAATGGCCAGGCCGTCGATGCCGACCATAAAGTTTCCATTTGTAAACGCGTATATAAACTGTTGACCGAGAAGGTTGGTTTCCCGCCTGAAGACATCATCTTCGATCCGAATATTCTGACCATTGCGACGGGAATGTCCGAGCATGACAATTACGCCGTTGAATTCTTTGACGCCGTGCGAAGGATCAAAGAGTCGTGCCCCGGCGCGAAAACATCTGGTGGCGTGAGTAACGTCTCGTTCTCGTTCCGCGGCAATGATGTGGTGCGTGAAGCGATGAACGCCGCCTTCCTGTATCATGCGATTAAGGCGGGCCTCGACATGGGGATCGTCAATTCGGCGCAACTGGAAGTTTATGAAGAAATCGAACCGGAACTACTGGAACACATTGAAGATGTGTTGCTCAACCGGCGCGAAGATGCGACCGAACGGATGGTTGACTTCGCCGAAAAAGTCAAAGACCAGGGCGGGGCGGTTACTGAGAAGAAAATCGACCTGTGGCGACAAGGGACAGTGGAAGAGCGTTTACAGCATGCGTTGCTGAAGGGGATTACTGACTACATCGATGAAGACACAGAAGAGGCGCGATTGAAATACCCGCGACCTCTTGATGTGATTCAAGGCCCACTGATGGACGGGATGAACGTCGTTGGTCGGCTCTTTGGTGAAGGGAAAATGTTCCTGCCCCAAGTGGTTAAGAGCGCCCGCGTGATGAAAAAATCGGTCGCTTGGCTCATGCCTTTCATGGAAGCTGAAAAAGAGGGCGATCCTGAGGCGGATCAGTCGCGCGGTAGAGTGTTGATCGCCACTGTGAAGGGCGATGTCCACGATATCGGTAAAAACATCGTCGCCGTAGTATTGCGATGTAATAACTTCGATGTGATCGATCTGGGTGTGATGGTTCCCGCAGAGAAGATTCTGGCGACTGCCAAAGAGAAAGGGGTCGATATTATCGGCCTGAGTGGTTTGATTACGCCCTCGCTCGACGAGATGGTGCACGTTGCGCGTGAAATGAAGCGGCAAGAGTTCAGCGTTCCCCTGTTGATTGGCGGAGCGACCACCAGTTCCAAACATACTTCTGTTAAGATCGCGACGGAATACGGCGAACCTGTCGTGCATGTGGCCGATGCGTCGTTATCGGTGCCGGCAGTGGAGTCGTTGCTCGACAAGAAAAATCGGATCGCGTTTATTGAAAGCAATCTAGCGAAGCAGGAACGCGACCGCGAGATGTTTAATAAACGTCAAACGGTAAACCTGGTTCCATTTGCCGAGGCCTGCGAACGCAGTTTGACTTCAGATTGGGATTCTCTGCCAATCGAGAAACCTTCCTTCCTGGGACTGAGGCCGATTGAAGTCGGCTTAGAGAAGCTGGTTCCTTATATTGACTGGTCACCCTTTTTCCAATCATGGCAACTCCGAGGGAAGTACCCGTCTATTTTTGAAGATAAAATTGTCGGCACCGAAGCGAAGAAATTATTTGATGACGCGAGCAAGCTGATTGATCGTATGGTGAATGAGAAACTGCTCGCCGCTAAAGGAGTGTATGGGTTCTGGCCTGCGAATGCAGACGGGAACGACATCATTGTTTATACGGACGAATGCCGCACAACCGAGAAAATGCGATTTAACATGTTGCGGCAACAGTGGGAACGTAAAGATCAGAAAGCGTTCCGCTCTCTGGCCGATTACATCGCTCCTGTCGAGTCTGGGCGAGCCGATTATATCGGTGCTTTTGCCGTCACGACAGGCCATGGTTGTATGGAACTCGTTCAAGAATTCCAGGAAGATCATGACGATTACAACTCGATCATGACCAAAGCACTGGCCGATCGTCTGGCGGAAGCCTTTGCCGAATACCTGCATCACGAGGCACGCGTAGAGTGGGGCTTTGGGAAGCAGGAGGATCTCGATAGCGAAGAGATGATCGACGAAAAGTACCGAGGGATTCGTCCAGCCTTTGGTTACCCCGCCTGTCCAGATCACACAGAAAAATGGAAGCTGTTTGATTTACTGGATGCGGAATCTCACACCGGGATTACTCTGACGGAAAGTCTGGCGATGCTGCCCGCGGCAGCCGTAAGCGGGTTGTACTTTTCTCACCCCGATGGTCGTTACTTCTCTGTGGACCGAATTACTCGCGAACAGGCGGAAGATTACGCACGTCGTAAAGGGATGGAACTGACCGAAGTTGAACGTTGGTTGTCTCCAAACCTGGGATACAATCCGAATGAGGAGCCGGCGGCGGCTAAGTAA
- a CDS encoding PVC-type heme-binding CxxCH protein, whose product MRSSLITLFAKSLLSASLMSGLGLFSSLLISAQETVTPESEKFVEPHSLDDRLQLTLVAEHPQLVTPTGLTVDSDGRIWVIESNTHFPPEEYSGHPTDRILVFTVDSNGKSTSDPVVFADGFTHAMSIIIPKPGQVYLATRKEVLLLKDENQDLKVDDQQSLLKLETDGDYPHNGLAGFAMDSGNNLYIGLGENLGAEYKLTGSDDSSHSGGGEGGSLFQFQLDGSKLTHWSTGFWNPHASCVNAAGEIFTVDNDPDSRPPCRLLHVTPDSDFGYRFRNGRRGTHPYTSWNGELPGTLPMLAGTGEAPSGIVAYDKGTFPAEYHGSLLVGAWGDHRIERFQLVPKGSSFTSHAEPIVEGGENFRPVGLALAPDGSLYFTDWVLKEYKVHGQGRLWRLSAKQPVESNMEVATPAEITRLEQPALFDALKRLSNTPSAQNNTQSRRLLYTHRDLSLFESSAGEALFTRLGQLNDKHLFNEVIHNAARHLTEEDLVKRLNQSQTPAPTARAGYLVALRLKNPANTDGLKIALYDLDPLVQQTAVRWVGEEELQSLRPDLEKLLTNPHLTSLVFQYILASLERLDGEERTASAEVPGTQYILQMLNDAERPAAMRAQALRMLPPYHFGLTEKLLTSLLQSTDPLLKQEALYTLQQSPHLAPGSPFEAELLKQLQAPETPPEIKPEILFVLGRIASQSPEIQKVAQEFALSKDSQSQREALRMLRGVPNLNPEFYAKYFAQFESLNKDLDAEQQNELAEQFGLVYVGPEFPKFMQNALLARPSQLAEWKKGAALEGNAEAGRRVFFHQMGSGCFNCHMIQGRGSEIGPDLSNIARTSVRGKLAESILEPHAEIAPQFTTYSVITEDGKTYNGIHLGETADGKLKLGETSGRINLIPLTEIESTTPQNKSIMPEKLIDQITTQEFRDLLSYLESLR is encoded by the coding sequence ATGCGTTCCTCCCTAATTACCCTGTTTGCAAAATCTCTCCTGTCCGCCTCTTTGATGAGCGGTTTGGGTCTTTTCTCCAGCTTATTGATCAGTGCTCAGGAAACCGTCACACCAGAATCAGAAAAATTCGTTGAACCCCATTCGCTGGACGATCGCCTGCAACTGACGCTGGTTGCCGAGCATCCGCAACTCGTCACTCCCACTGGTCTGACAGTCGACTCCGACGGTCGTATCTGGGTCATCGAAAGCAATACTCACTTCCCACCGGAAGAGTATAGCGGGCATCCGACTGACCGCATTCTCGTATTCACGGTCGATTCTAACGGTAAATCTACCAGTGACCCCGTCGTCTTTGCAGATGGCTTTACCCATGCGATGAGCATCATCATCCCGAAACCGGGACAGGTGTACCTGGCGACACGAAAAGAAGTCCTGCTCCTGAAAGATGAGAATCAGGATCTGAAGGTCGACGACCAACAGTCTCTCCTGAAACTCGAAACGGACGGAGACTACCCGCACAATGGACTTGCCGGGTTCGCGATGGATTCTGGCAACAATCTCTACATTGGCCTCGGCGAAAACCTGGGGGCGGAATACAAGCTGACCGGTTCCGACGACTCTTCGCACAGCGGAGGAGGTGAAGGAGGGTCTCTGTTTCAGTTTCAATTGGATGGTTCGAAGCTGACTCACTGGAGCACCGGGTTCTGGAACCCCCACGCGTCCTGCGTTAACGCCGCCGGTGAAATCTTTACGGTCGACAACGACCCCGACAGCCGCCCTCCTTGTCGGTTACTGCACGTCACGCCTGACAGTGACTTTGGTTACCGCTTCCGAAATGGTCGACGGGGAACCCATCCTTATACTTCCTGGAACGGAGAACTCCCCGGTACGCTGCCCATGTTGGCTGGCACCGGAGAAGCCCCATCCGGCATCGTTGCTTACGACAAGGGAACATTTCCCGCTGAATACCACGGCTCACTTCTCGTGGGGGCTTGGGGCGATCATCGCATTGAACGTTTCCAACTGGTCCCCAAAGGTTCCTCGTTCACCTCGCACGCTGAACCAATCGTTGAAGGAGGCGAGAACTTCCGACCGGTGGGTCTCGCCCTTGCTCCGGATGGTTCGCTCTATTTCACCGATTGGGTTCTGAAAGAATACAAGGTTCACGGGCAAGGTCGCTTATGGCGTCTCTCTGCCAAACAACCGGTTGAATCGAACATGGAAGTCGCAACACCCGCCGAAATCACTCGACTCGAACAACCCGCCCTCTTCGATGCCCTCAAACGCTTGAGCAACACTCCTTCAGCGCAGAACAATACCCAAAGTCGCCGTTTGTTATACACCCATCGCGATCTTTCCCTGTTTGAAAGTAGTGCGGGCGAAGCCCTCTTCACCCGGCTCGGCCAATTGAACGACAAACACCTCTTCAACGAAGTTATTCACAATGCGGCACGCCACCTCACAGAGGAAGACCTGGTCAAACGACTTAACCAGTCGCAAACACCCGCACCAACTGCGCGTGCAGGTTACCTCGTCGCCCTGCGTCTGAAGAATCCGGCGAACACCGACGGGCTGAAAATCGCACTCTATGACCTGGACCCGCTCGTACAGCAAACGGCAGTTCGCTGGGTGGGTGAAGAGGAACTGCAGAGTCTCCGCCCCGACCTGGAAAAGCTCCTCACAAATCCCCATTTAACCTCACTCGTATTTCAATACATCCTCGCTTCCCTCGAGCGACTTGATGGCGAAGAACGGACAGCCTCCGCTGAAGTCCCCGGAACTCAGTATATTCTCCAAATGCTGAATGACGCCGAACGGCCTGCCGCCATGCGGGCTCAAGCGTTGCGTATGTTGCCCCCCTATCACTTCGGTTTGACAGAAAAACTGCTGACCAGTTTGCTGCAATCGACGGACCCGCTCCTGAAACAGGAAGCACTCTATACACTCCAGCAATCCCCTCACCTTGCCCCTGGTTCTCCTTTTGAGGCCGAACTTCTGAAGCAATTGCAGGCCCCGGAAACACCGCCTGAAATTAAACCAGAAATTTTGTTTGTACTCGGACGTATCGCCTCACAATCTCCAGAAATACAAAAGGTTGCTCAAGAGTTTGCGTTGAGTAAAGATTCCCAATCACAGAGGGAAGCACTCCGAATGCTGCGAGGCGTCCCAAACCTGAATCCGGAATTCTACGCCAAATACTTCGCCCAGTTTGAAAGCTTGAATAAAGATCTCGACGCTGAACAACAAAACGAACTGGCCGAACAATTCGGTCTGGTTTACGTAGGACCTGAGTTTCCTAAGTTCATGCAGAATGCTCTTCTGGCTCGACCGTCGCAGTTAGCCGAGTGGAAAAAGGGAGCCGCACTTGAAGGCAATGCGGAAGCCGGTCGACGCGTCTTTTTCCACCAGATGGGGTCAGGCTGTTTTAATTGTCACATGATCCAAGGTCGCGGCTCCGAAATTGGCCCCGACCTGTCCAACATCGCCCGCACTTCCGTTCGGGGAAAACTGGCGGAATCGATTCTCGAACCCCACGCCGAAATCGCCCCCCAGTTCACCACCTACTCGGTCATCACGGAAGACGGCAAAACCTACAACGGAATTCATCTGGGCGAAACCGCCGATGGAAAGCTGAAACTAGGTGAAACGAGTGGTCGAATCAACCTGATTCCACTCACGGAAATCGAGTCGACCACGCCGCAAAATAAGTCGATCATGCCCGAAAAACTGATCGATCAGATCACCACGCAGGAGTTTCGCGACCTGTTGAGTTACCTGGAATCGCTAAGATAG
- a CDS encoding FKBP-type peptidyl-prolyl cis-trans isomerase — protein sequence MKNKTISVLLLGTLLCFLSLVTLSGCKPSERYVPKPADPDADMEFKTTESGLKYRILREYEGKPVKPGDKVAMMMRGSLDDGYVFDTTYHDGHLMHVDYNSLIIGMREALSLIGKGGMIEFIVPPKLGYGERGQGPIPPNAALTFLVEVERIERKKEDLSHRSLADKPLEPDADAPEEFSTTKSGVKYRLRVKTDRIKPTSLDTVSLFFRIRLNDADGEIFNDSYHRKSARHGPLNALPIGIQEGIMQCPVSGSVEFIVPPELLGDRKLTWMAIPNEGKDVLPADTPIHFIAELGRIQYKDVP from the coding sequence ATGAAGAATAAAACGATTTCCGTTCTTTTACTTGGAACTCTACTCTGCTTTTTAAGCTTAGTAACCTTGTCGGGATGTAAACCATCAGAGCGATATGTTCCCAAACCCGCTGATCCCGATGCCGATATGGAGTTCAAAACTACCGAAAGCGGATTGAAGTATAGAATCTTGCGAGAATACGAGGGTAAGCCGGTCAAACCTGGTGATAAGGTTGCCATGATGATGCGTGGATCTCTCGATGATGGTTACGTCTTTGACACGACCTACCATGACGGACACTTGATGCATGTGGACTACAATTCCCTCATTATTGGAATGCGCGAAGCCCTTTCCCTGATAGGAAAGGGAGGTATGATCGAATTCATCGTTCCCCCTAAACTAGGATATGGCGAGCGAGGGCAAGGACCGATTCCGCCAAACGCTGCTTTAACGTTCCTCGTCGAAGTGGAGAGAATTGAACGAAAAAAAGAAGATCTCTCGCATCGCTCCCTGGCCGACAAACCGCTGGAACCGGATGCGGATGCGCCGGAGGAATTCAGCACGACCAAAAGCGGAGTCAAATATCGCTTACGTGTAAAAACGGACCGTATCAAACCGACGAGTCTGGACACTGTTTCCCTTTTTTTTCGCATCCGACTCAACGATGCCGACGGCGAAATTTTCAATGATAGTTATCATAGGAAATCTGCTCGGCACGGACCGTTAAACGCGCTTCCAATAGGTATTCAAGAAGGAATTATGCAGTGCCCCGTCTCCGGATCCGTTGAATTCATTGTTCCACCCGAACTTTTAGGAGATCGCAAACTCACTTGGATGGCCATCCCGAATGAAGGCAAAGACGTTTTACCAGCTGACACTCCGATTCACTTCATCGCTGAATTGGGCCGAATTCAATATAAAGATGTACCTTAA
- a CDS encoding MarR family winged helix-turn-helix transcriptional regulator, which yields MAKSKLQLELKKKTGFETLEKEAMLNLLRTGDQFQNRYGRLFREHGLTSSQYNVLRILRGEGKPLPSLEIADRMIQVVPAITGLIDRLEKQELVSRERCVEDRRVVYIEITPQGLKLLKQLDKPVDDLEKSLLGHLSQKELKELSRLLEKARTSV from the coding sequence ATGGCCAAGAGTAAACTGCAGTTAGAACTAAAGAAAAAAACCGGATTCGAAACCCTGGAAAAGGAAGCCATGCTGAATTTGCTCCGTACTGGTGATCAATTCCAGAATCGGTACGGGCGATTGTTTCGTGAACATGGACTCACGTCATCACAATATAATGTCCTCCGGATTTTACGAGGGGAAGGCAAACCACTTCCCAGCCTGGAGATCGCGGATCGCATGATCCAGGTTGTCCCCGCCATTACTGGCTTAATCGACCGTTTGGAAAAGCAGGAACTGGTTTCCCGCGAACGTTGCGTAGAAGATCGTCGAGTCGTTTATATCGAGATTACCCCACAAGGCCTCAAACTACTCAAACAGCTGGACAAACCGGTGGACGATCTGGAGAAATCATTACTGGGTCATTTATCGCAGAAAGAACTCAAAGAGCTATCACGCCTTCTGGAAAAGGCGCGGACCAGCGTTTGA
- the metF gene encoding methylenetetrahydrofolate reductase [NAD(P)H]: protein MRLADIFRDHSQQRFSIEIFPPQTEKGEESLLNALTRLTEFGPGFVSCTYGAGGSTQQKTLEWCEKIQNVLQQTATAHFTCVGSSREELVDWLNQAAGRGVQNIMALRGDPPRGETEFKAAEGGLRYANELVELIREHSPNAGIGVAGYPEKHLEAPSMADDLDNLKRKVDAGADVIVTQMFYNNEHFFRFQEACQARQISIPVVPGIMPITNFQRIQRITAMCGSEIPEGLASRLEAVQDDEAAQFEIGVEFAIQQCRELLEAGVPGIHFYVLNKSQACEQILEELNFQTAT from the coding sequence GAAGAGTCTTTATTGAATGCCTTAACCCGCTTGACCGAATTTGGTCCGGGGTTTGTCTCTTGCACGTACGGCGCGGGCGGCAGTACTCAGCAGAAGACTCTGGAGTGGTGCGAAAAAATCCAGAATGTCCTTCAACAGACAGCAACCGCTCATTTCACCTGCGTAGGGAGCAGCCGGGAAGAGCTGGTCGACTGGTTGAACCAGGCGGCGGGTCGCGGTGTCCAGAACATTATGGCCTTGCGAGGCGATCCTCCCCGGGGAGAAACCGAATTCAAAGCGGCCGAAGGGGGGCTGCGATACGCCAACGAACTGGTGGAGTTGATCCGGGAACATTCCCCCAATGCTGGTATTGGTGTAGCGGGATATCCGGAGAAGCACCTGGAAGCACCCAGCATGGCGGACGATCTTGATAACTTGAAACGCAAAGTCGATGCGGGCGCCGATGTCATCGTGACGCAGATGTTCTACAACAACGAGCATTTCTTCCGATTTCAGGAAGCATGCCAAGCACGTCAGATTTCCATTCCGGTGGTTCCCGGCATTATGCCGATTACGAACTTCCAACGGATTCAGCGCATCACGGCGATGTGCGGATCAGAAATTCCAGAAGGCCTGGCGTCGCGGTTAGAAGCAGTGCAGGATGACGAAGCGGCCCAGTTTGAAATCGGAGTCGAGTTCGCCATTCAACAATGTCGGGAGTTACTGGAAGCAGGGGTGCCAGGCATTCATTTCTATGTCCTGAATAAGTCGCAAGCGTGCGAACAAATTCTGGAAGAATTGAATTTTCAGACGGCAACCTGA